The proteins below are encoded in one region of Oncorhynchus tshawytscha isolate Ot180627B linkage group LG04, Otsh_v2.0, whole genome shotgun sequence:
- the LOC112249090 gene encoding cadherin-5 → MMRQSAWRQMTAPELWMGLFALALTLSLTMAEHMDQRPALQTSPVLHRHKREWLWNNLYVEEERPTYFQYYLGKLKSTKSGDRTHYVIEGEGANTIFKVDEKGDIFVTERLDREVKSKYHLSAKLVDTSNKLVEKVEDFVILVTDINDNDPVFTKSFNASIKERSKRGTKVIEVTATDADDPTTANGELDYKLLEGGDFFNIDSTTGIITTKYENLDRETQSSYVVVVQAQDLRGIKQGGTATTSVSIAVSDINDNIATFTKSSYVFRVKEDMKRGQRIDTMVLEDRDEIQNKDPIFTIAPSSDIFEMERSQIKDGNLMLKKGLDYETKSSYTFFVHVRENHLQSPADNKDNPLIKAQVTIQVLDVDEQPEFSKSIYNFNVIEEMMVNNIGVVSARDPDQANKAIRYSIEDKDSPIGINPITGQLFTVRKLDRELVANHMFQVKAKEEPNGLESFVNVNILVIDINDNKPELSIEEIFVCENDMAGTVIGTISATDKDDHLPAFSFTLVKPNGNFSVIDNNDNTSNIVLKHGGFSLEDSRDYVIEIGISDGGRPPMSSITSLPIKVCRCDNKRIHTQCKAAQLKMGVSVHALIVILVCILTILVIVILIAMRKRHQKDALVTLGKSEIHEQLVTYDEEGGGEMDTNGYDVSILTSARNDGSMSMRQGPSLYAMVKKPPTACKGDMAVMIEVKKDEADHDRDEIPYDTLHIYGYEGPESLAGSLSSLDSSSTGSNLDYDFLNDWGPRFRTLAELYGVDGSEGSDSPY, encoded by the exons ATGATGAGACAGTCTGCATGGAGGCAGATGACGGCACCAGAGCTGTGGATGGGTCTCTTTGCCTTGGCCCTGACCCTCAGTCTAACCATGGCTGAACATATGGATCAGAGGCCAGCACTCCAAACCAGCCCAGTTCTCCACAGGCACAAGAGAGAGTGGTTGTGGAACAACCTTTACGTGGAGGAGGAAAGGCCAACCTACTTCCAATACTATCTTGGAAAG TTAAAGTCAACAAAGTCTGGTGACAGGACACACTATGTCATTGAGGGAGAAGGTGCCAACACAATCTTCAAAGTGGATGAAAAAGGAGACATCTTTGTCACTGAACGATTGGATCGAGAGGTGAAAAGCAAATACCATCTAAGTGCAAAGCTGGTTGATACCAGCAACAAATTGGTGGAGAAAGTGGAAGACTTTGTGATCCTGGTTACTGACATCAATGACAATGATCCAGTGTTTACTAAATCATTCAACGCTTCTATCAAAGAGAGATCCAAAAGAG GAACTAAAGTGATAGAAGTCACAGCCACTGATGCAGATGATCCAACGACTGCAAATGGagaacttgattacaaattattaGAGGGGGGAGATTTCTTCAATATAGACAGCACAACAG GGATTATCACCACCAAATATGAGAACCTGGACCGTGAGACCCAGAGTAGCTATGTGGTTGTGGTTCAAGCCCAGGATCTGAGAGGAATTAAACAAGGGGGCACCGCCACCACCTCTGTCAGCATCGCAGTCAGCGACATCAATGATAACATAGCCACATTTACCAAAA GTTCCTATGTATTTAGAGTGAAAGAGGACATGAAGCGGGGACAGAGAATAGACACCATGGTCCTGGAGGACAGAGATGAGATCCAGAATAAAGACCCCATCTTCACCATAGCACCTTCATCTGACATTTTTGAAATGGAGCGCAGTCAGATCAAAGACGGCAACCTCATGCTGAAAAAG GGACTGGATTATGAAACCAAGAGCAGCTACACATTCTTTGTGCATGTGAGGGAGAACCACTTGCAGTCCCCTGCGGATAATAAGGACAATCCTTTGATCAAGGCCCAGGTGACCATCCAGGTGCTAGATGTTGATGAGCAGCCAGAATTCAGCAAGAGCATCTACAACTTTAATGTCATAGAGGAAATGATGGTCAATAATATTGGAGTTGTTTCAGCCAGAGATCCTGATCAAGCCAACAAGGCCATACG GTATTCCATTGAGGACAAGGACAGTCCCATTGGTATCAACCCCATAACTGGACAACTTTTCACAGTGAGGAAGCTGGATCGGGAGTTAGTAGCCAATCACATGTTCCAGGTTAAAGCTAAGGAGGAACCAAATG GACTGGAATCTTTTGTGAACGTCAACATACTGGTCATTGATATCAATGACAACAAACCAGAGCTGTCCATTGAAGAGATATTCGTTTGTGAAAATGATATGGCTGGAACG GTGATTGGGACCATAAGTGCCACAGACAAAGATGATCATTTGCCTGCATTCAGCTTCACGTTGGTGAAGCCGAACGGCAACTTTTCAGTCATCGATAACAACG ACAACACATCTAACATAGTGCTGAAACATGGAGGCTTCAGCCTGGAGGACTCCAGGGATTATGTAATAGAAATTGGGATCAGCGATGGAGGCAGGCCTCCCATGAGCAGCATCACCTCTCTGCCTATCAAAGTGTGCAGGTGTGACAACAAGAGGATCCACACCCAGTGCAAAGCAGCCCAACTCAAAATGGGTGTCAGTGTCCACGCCCTTATTGTTATACTGGTGTGCATCCTGACTATTCTGG TCATAGTGATCCTGATCGCTATGAGAAAACGTCACCAGAAGGATGCCCTGGTCACTCTGGGTAAGAGTGAGATCCACGAGCAGCTAGTGACGTACGACGAGGAGGGTGGTGGGGAGATGGACACCAACGGCTACGACGTGTCCATCCTGACCTCAGCTCGGAATGACGGCAGCATGAGCATGAGGCAGGGCCCCAGCCTTTACGCCATGGTGAAGAAACCGCCAACCGCGTGCAAGGGAGACATGGCCGTGATGATCGAGGTGAAGAAAGACGAGGCTGACCATGACAGGGATGAGATCCCCTACGATACCCTGCACATCTATGGCTATGAGGGGCCAGAGTCCCTGGCTGGTAGCCTCAGTTCCCTGGATAGTTCCTCCACTGGCTCTAACCTTGACTATGACTTCTTAAACGACTGGGGCCCTCGCTTCAGAACCCTGGCTGAGCTCTACGGGGTGGATGGGTCTGAGGGAAGTGACTCCCCGTATTGA